Genomic window (Lycium barbarum isolate Lr01 chromosome 2, ASM1917538v2, whole genome shotgun sequence):
GAAAGTAGTCATCGAAAATAATATCCAAGTCCTCATCTCCGCCTCCCATATGTAGATCACCAACTGACACTTGCGAAAATGTTGACCAAGGATCATAATGTGGGAACACCTCTGGTGTATATCCAGGTCTCTGTGAAGTCGACGACCTGGAAGAAGAAAGGGTATCTCTAGCCGACGGAGCCTGACGGGACATATCGTCAGACTCATCTACTAGACCTCTGACCTCTGCCAGCCCGATCACCTCTGCCAGCCTGACCACCTCCGCCAGCCAGATCACCTCTGCCAGCCCGACCACCTCCGCCAGCCAGATCACCTCCGCCAGCCCGGCCACCTCTGCTAGCCCGCCCACCTCTATCAGCCCTACCACCCTCAGGAACACCCTCTGGTACATCCTCATCGACACGATGCCACTCCTGTGCCTGTGTCATACCAGTATCGGTAAGATGAACTATTCGTGCCGCAAATGCCGCTATCCCGGGGTCGGTGGACTCCGTAAGGGAATTGCTCTCATGGCGTATCATCAGAGTCATCCGTAGCTGCATATATTTGCaaattttaagaattgaataaattCATAAAGTAATATATAATAAGGCGACGATTGAATAAACTTACCAGCGCCTCGTACGCTTCTGAGAGTGATGCATATCCTCGGCCATCAGGACGAGGCGTCGAAGGGTTGGCAACCAAGGAGCGAGTGATATGCATGTACCAAGTCATGTACTCATGGAccggagtgtcatgtccgaccgcCGCTAGAGTCGTCATCCTCTCGTTCCATGCATTCACTTCCTGGTGCATACGCGCCCGCCATGCCGCACTGTCGATCGAACGCTCGTCCCTGATGTAGTGGTAGTGCTCCCaatgtgtagccgtgggtatgttcTGCACATGCCCAAATTGCCGTAATACACGGTCGGGTGCGTGATGCTCAACGATGTCCATATGGATCAATGGACACCGTGCAGTACACATGTGCTCACtagccctacaaaacgccggcagctgacccaaaatctgatcatacggcgtccatatgAAAGCCTATAAAAGGATTTCAGCTAGTTGACAATAATGACTAACAAAATAACAAactaatgttaaataaaaaaaacttacctcgggcgccgtcatgcggtctaaCTGATCCCTAAAAAGGAGAATGATATGGTGCGTCTCCATACCTCTGGTACggcctcgcgaccatctccgcgcaTATGGCATATCCTCAGCAACATAGTCATCGGGAGGGTGAGCAactatgggctgaaaaggtctcaacctagtccacacccatatctgtcatagtcatcaaaaaaattatttatcagtcgttgtttcgaaaaaatatatttagtgttttatctacacacacttaaatatattacctgaagaagaGGGCTAAATGCAGCGACCTCAACCCTCTCGCCCATAGAGGCTCGATCAAATCCTCTGTACATGTAAGCCAGGACAGCggcgccccaactataacatcccaGCTGCTCTAGGTCCTCAGTAAAAAGCAGATACCTAATGCTCATATTCGCACCCGACGTGTTCGGGAACatgatgcccccgaatatgatgagaagatataagcaagcacgtcggtcaacatcagcctgTGCCGTCGCCTCGCCAATCGGATGCTGCAGATTTAGGAGGCGCAAGTGAGCATGGAGGGAGGACCGCAACAACCGACTCCGTCCACGCATATCCCCATGCAGAGGCTCGAAACCAGTGAGCCTAGCCATCTCCTGGCGATACGACAGCATCTCCGGAGGCTCCACTCTATACAATGCATGTTCATCAATCTGTAGACCATAAATCACCTCGACATCCTACAGGGTGATGGTAGCCTCGCCAATGCGGAAATAAAATGTATGGGTCTACGGTCGCCAGCGTTCAATCATAGCTGTCACTAGAGCCTATCGTGCACTAGCCGACCAACCTCTATGTgccggtagataccgccccgacgtagtatatctatGACACGGGGTTGTGGGGGAacaacctctagaatatcccATGCTGACTCCCCCAAACGGGTACGGACCACTCTACTAGAGGATACCGGTGCATCCCATACATACTGGGACCTATGCTCATGCTGTAGATAAAGTACCTCTCTGTTGTCGAAGGGTCCCGGCTCCATGGTGGTGTCCTATCTATTTTAgacattttaaattaatcattaataaatgaagtaaggattaatgtggtatattttttacgcattttaaattaatcattatttttttaattaagctctaatacgtagtattagttatgtaatcttttaccgagaaattatacaaaggattgaatcctaaactaaggattttcaatttctaattagcaaataaataaataaacaattaactaactaatcaaataataaaaaattaattagcatataattattaaataaagcgagaaactaactaatcaaataattaacaaattattaacaaataaacaattggcttaacaaaaactaaataaataattagctagtctaacaattgaaataactaatctAACAATTACCAAATACTAAATAAGCAActaataaacaattaacaaattaacaacaactaaacaaataaaaaaaaaatgaaaaaacgggCTGAAAACTGCCCATTTGCGCACAAAAAAGTgcgtaaaatttatttttttgtccATATTCACACAATAGTaatgcttaggttaataaattaacaattaacaacaaaaaaaagaaaaaataaataaaaacggGTTGAAAACAACCCTTTTACGCACAAAAAAAGTGCGTAAAAGTATTTTTTTGTCCACATAATAATGCTTAGGTTAATAATGTAATAGAAAAatcgtagtgaaatacctagattgaagctttgattttgagtttttgaattgaattatacgcCGCTTTATTGCGAAGAAACTTATTCGTAGACTTCAATATACCACTTTTGGgttggaaatcaacaagaaaacgaTGTTTTTGATCGCGTGGGACCTCGGAATGGGACCTTTAATGGCTGATTTTCGTTTCGTTTTTTCGAATTTGGGGGGACTAGTGGGGAAGAGACTGGCCCGATATATTTGCCTCTTTTACACACAGATTATGTGCGTAAAAGAACTTTAGTGTAAAAACTATACTTTGATCCTTTTATACACATAATCTATGCGTGAAgcctattttaatttttttttttaatgagttattttaattttaaaaaatttattttggaGTTACAAAAGTTTTGGGCTCTATAGATATAGAATGCGTTAGGGGAAGCCCGAGAAAGAATCTGCCAGCCTAGCTGGTCCCTCTTTCATTGTGCAGTGTTCAATCAAACCTATTACCTATAAAATTTGTTTGATAGGCTGCATGCACTCCTCCTTCTAACGTCCAATTTTCTCTTCTTTATATTATCTTCAACTTTTCCTCCATTTTAATGATTTTAACATGGAAAACCCGAAACCCTAAACCAACGGGGAGCTGGTGTTGAAGGTTGTTATTTTTCTGTATTCGAAACAAGTATAAACATAAATAGGAATACCATTAAAGGGTTGTAGTGCAGTGGATGGGGTTGCTCCTCTCTTAACCAGGAGTCTCGTGTTCGAGCTCTTGATAAGGAAAAATCCTTTGTAGGGAGCGGTTCCCTCAGAAATGGGCCCTACGCGGCGCGAATTCGGATAGCCGGACTCCAATACGGATACTGGACACcgggtggaaaaaaaaaaagacataatgTTAATTAAATGAAAATGATTTTTCGAGCCCACAAATTGCACTGCAAATACTTAATTGGAAAAATTGACaacttaattaaaaaaattgactCCCTTCACTATTGTCCAAGATTATGGACTAATTCCTCCCGGGGTAGAACATAATAAATTGTTTGGTAATAGCGCCAATTAAAATTACAAATACTTCACACTTACTTTTTGTTTGAAACATTACAGAGAAGAGGGGAGGAAATTATTAAACAAAATAACATGGTTACAAAAACAGGCAGGAAaacattttaatttaattttctgGAACTGAAAgttattaaataaaataattctTGTAGGTCCAGAAATAAATTGATCAATCAATTCAGTCGATCAAATCCGAATTCGAGATAGCAATGACAGCGCCAAGCTAACCTTCTTCTCAACTTTTTTTAGGAGATAATAAAGTGTCTTGCTATTTATAATCAACAAATTAtttctttccttctttctttaTGGGGACAAAAGTCCCTTCATTTCGAAATCACAATCTAACCAAAAAATTATGGAATCAAACGTCATTCACACAAAAAATTCAACAAAAGTAAATTAAAGAAGTGAAAAGAAAGGCAGAGTTGCTCTTTTTATTCTTTGAACTTAGAAGTTTAATTGAGACAACAAAACATTCTGCCGACTTCCTCTCAAAATCCAATTTTGCCTTTGCTTCTTGAAAAAACTTACTACTATGATTGAAGCTCTTTTCACATGAAATCCTCGTAAAAGTCAATTTGTTACGCTAAGCACAAAATGATTGAATAAATTTAAAAGCAGAAATTCACTACCGGAGTTTGGTGTACTTTCGTATTTAAAATTTCCAGGAAAAAtgttatttttgtttttgttttatgcTTGAAGGATTATGAGAGCACCGGACTGCGGTGGATCTAGGGCTGCAAACCCGGTCCCCTTTGTAGGAATATTATAATGCATATAAAAGGcaatatattgttattgttgttgtaaaaGGTCAAAATTATGTATAGGAAAAATAGCTAAAAATATTCCTGAAATACTCGAAATATAGATTAATTTTACCCTCTATTAtgtttttggctcaaaaataCCCTAGGCATTAATCAACTAGCTCAAAAATGCTCTCTATCTATG
Coding sequences:
- the LOC132629010 gene encoding uncharacterized protein LOC132629010: MSIRYLLFTEDLEQLGCYSWGAAVLAYMYRGFDRASMGERVEVAAFSPLLQLRMTLMIRHESNSLTESTDPGIAAFAARIVHLTDTGMTQAQEWHRVDEDVPEGVPEGGRADRGGRASRGGRAGGGDLAGGGGRAGRGDLAGGGGQAGRGDRAGRGQRSSR